A portion of the Gigantopelta aegis isolate Gae_Host chromosome 10, Gae_host_genome, whole genome shotgun sequence genome contains these proteins:
- the LOC121383597 gene encoding uncharacterized protein LOC121383597, which yields MLQSPSLAIFQSTSLAMFQTPFLAMFQSPSLAIFQSTSLAIFQSTSLAMFQTPILAVFQSPSLAIFQSLSLTILQSAFLAIFQSTSLAIFQSTSLAIFQSTSLAIFQSTSLAMFQTSFLAMFQTPSLAIFQSLSLTYSSLHFSPYSSPHLSPCSRLHPSPCSSPHPSPYASISRNVPVSISRHVLVPSSRHIPVSISRHVPDSIPRYFSVPIPRHIPVLISHHTPIRISRHIPVHISRHIPIHIFRHVPDSNPRCVSVPIPRHIPVPISHHTPVHISRHIPVHISCHIPIHISRHIPVHISCHIPIHISRYVPDFIPRYVSDSIPRHIPVPISHILQSAFLAIFQSTSIAMFQTPSLAMFQSPSLAICQYLSQCSSLHLSPCSSTKQSPYSSLHLSSCFSLHLPPCSSIK from the coding sequence ATGCTCCAGTCCCCATCTCTCGCCATATTCCAATCCACATCTCTCGCCATGTTCCAGACTCCATTCCTCGCTATGTTTCAGTCCCCATCCCTCGCCATATTCCAGTCCACATCTCTCGCCATATTCCAATCCACATCTCTCGCCATGTTCCAGACTCCAATCCTCGCTGTGTTTCAGTCCCCATCCCTCGCCATATTCCAGTCCCTATCTCTCACCATACTCCAGTCCGCATTTCTCGCCATATTCCAGTCCACATCTCTCGCCATATTCCAATCCACATCTCTCGCCATATTCCAGTCCACATCTCTTGCCATATTCCAATCCACATCTCTCGCTATGTTCCAGACTTCATTCCTCGCTATGTTTCAGACTCCATCCCTCGCCATATTCCAGTCCCTATCTCTCACATACTCCAGTCTGCATTTCTCGCCATATTCCAGTCCACATCTATCGCCATGTTCCAGACTCCATCCCTCGCCATGTTCCAGTCCCCATCCCTCGCCATATGCCAGTATCTCTCGCAATGTTCCAGTCTCCATCTCTCGCCATGTTCTAGTACCAAGCAGTCGCCATATTCCAGTCTCCATCTCTCGCCATGTTCCAGACTCTATTCCTCGCTATTTTTCAGTCCCCATCCCTCGCCATATTCCAGTCCTTATCTCTCACCATACTCCAATCCGCATTTCTCGCCATATTCCAGTCCACATCTCTCGCCATATTCCAATCCACATCTTTCGCCATGTTCCAGACTCCAATCCTCGCTGTGTTTCAGTCCCCATCCCTCGCCATATTCCAGTCCCTATCTCTCACCATACTCCAGTCCACATTTCTCGCCATATTCCAGTCCACATCTCTTGCCATATTCCAATCCACATCTCTCGCCATATTCCAGTCCACATCTCTTGCCATATTCCAATCCACATCTCTCGCTATGTTCCAGACTTCATTCCTCGCTATGTTTCAGACTCCATCCCTCGCCATATTCCAGTCCCTATCTCTCACATACTCCAGTCTGCATTTCTCGCCATATTCCAGTCCACATCTATCGCCATGTTCCAGACTCCATCCCTCGCCATGTTCCAGTCCCCATCCCTCGCCATATGCCAGTATCTCTCGCAATGTTCCAGTCTCCATCTCTCGCCATGTTCTAGTACCAAGCAGTCGCCATATTCTAGTCTCCATCTCTCGTCATGTTTCAGTCTCCATCTCCCGCCATGTTCTAGTATCAAGTAG
- the LOC121383598 gene encoding uncharacterized protein LOC121383598, protein MEHGERLTVEHEERWVMEHGERLTIEHGERWVVEHGERLTVEHEERWVMERGERLTVEHGERWVMEHGERLTIEHGERWVVEHGERLTVEHGERWVMERGERLTVEHGERWVMEHGERLTVEHEERWVMEHGERLTVEHEERWVMEHGERLTVEHEEHWVMEHGERLTIEHEEHWVMEHGERLTIEHEECWVMEHGERLTVEHEDTG, encoded by the coding sequence ATGGAACATGGCGAGCGATTAACAGTAGAACATGAAGAGCGCTGGGTGATGGAACATGGCGAGCGATTAACAATAGAACATGGAGAGCGCTGGGTGGTGGAACATGGCGAGCGCTTAACAGTAGAACATGAAGAGCGCTGGGTGATGGAACGTGGCGAGCGATTAACAGTAGAACATGGAGAGCGCTGGGTGATGGAACATGGCGAGCGATTAACAATAGAACATGGAGAGCGCTGGGTGGTGGAACATGGCGAGCGCTTAACAGTAGAACATGGAGAGCGCTGGGTGATGGAACGTGGCGAGCGATTAACAGTAGAACATGGAGAGCGCTGGGTGATGGAACATGGCGAGCGATTAACAGTAGAACATGAAGAGCGCTGGGTGATGGAACATGGCGAGCGATTAACAGTAGAACATGAAGAGCGATGGGTGATGGAACATGGCGAGCGATTAACAGTAGAACACGAAGAGCACTGGGTGATGGAACATGGCGAGCGATTAACAATAGAACACGAAGAGCACTGGGTGATGGAACATGGCGAGCGATTAACAATAGAACACGAAGAGTGCTGGGTGATGGAACATGGCGAGCGATTAACAGTAGAACATGAAGACACTGGGTGA